The uncultured Methanoregula sp. genomic sequence ATCACGAGGTTGCCGGGACCGGGCCTGCAGCTGATGGTCATGGCGGTCACCCGTTCCCCGTGCCGGGAGGCATTGTCGATGAGGTTGAAAAAGACCTTCCCGAGCATGGGATCGGCAAAAATCTCCGCATTGCAGGTACATGACAGGGATATCCCGTCCGTTTTTTGCTGTGCAATGATATCGCGGATCCGGTGCCAGCCGGGTGCATGCATGCCGAGTTCCTGGTACGCCTTGGTGAACTCGATCTGCTGTGAGATTGTGGATACCGACCGGTCGATCTTTTCGAGAAGGCCTAAAACAACGGGATCGCGTGCCTTCTCCATAGCAATACTGGCAAATCCCCGCAGGATGGCGATCTGGTTTGCCACGTCATGGCGGGTTATCCGGGTCAGGAGATTGATCTTTTTATTGATCTCCGCAATCGTCCGTTCTGCCCGTTTCCATTCAGTGATATCCCGGACAATCGCGATGAAGAAATTCCGGCCACCGATGGTCAGGGTTACGGCGTTGACGAGGGCATCGTACATCTCGCCGGATTTCCGTCTCTCGCGGGCTTCGTATTCATGAACCCTGCCCTGCTTTTCCAGTTGATCGATGAAAGCATCCCGGTCTGAATCAATCTGCCAGATACCCAGTTCAGTTGCACTCTTCCCGATCAACTCCTCCCGGGAATACCCGAACAGTGCTGTTGCTGCGTCATTAACTTCAACGAATTTCCCAGAATCCAGTTCACTGATAGTGATGGCATCGGGACCTGCCAGGAATGCTTTTGCATATTTTTCTTTCGCAATCCGTAATGCTTCTTCTGTTCTCATCCGTTCGGTGATATCAAGGAAACTGACAAGGCTCGCAACAATGCGTTCTTTTGAGTCGGTGACCGGGTTGCCGAATATTTCCAGCCGGGCCCGCGTACCGTCCGGGCGTACGACAACCATGTCATCGATATGGCTGCTCTCCCCGTGCATTCCCCGTATGATCGGCATCTCTTCTGCGGGATACCGGTCAGAAGTTCCGGCCCGGTACACCTCGTACACCTCGGCAAGATTCTTTTTTGTTGCATCCGGAAGAATGCCTCGTCCAAGAAGGCGGGCAGCCTGCCGGTTGGCGATGATCGGTTTTCGGGAGGGGGCTTCAACCATGAAGATGCCAATCGGGACAGTATCGAGCAGCGTGCTGATCAGCCGGTTCCGGCTGTCGAGATCAACGGTTCTCTTAATAAGGGTTGCCTCGATATTTTTCAGTTTCGTGACATCCCGTCCTTCGGTTATCAGGTAGATGATCTGTCCCGTTGCATTTTTCACGGGCTTGACCAAGAGATCCACGTTGACCGGTTCTCCGTTTGCTGCAACATGAGTTGCGTCAAACCGGACGGTTTCACCGGATGCAGCCCGCTGTATGGCATCCTTAAGCTGCGCCTGGAGCTCCACAGAATGGGACCCCCAGGGGATCTCCCAGAACGGCCGGTTGATGACAGCGGATTCCGGAGTTCCGGCAAATTCCAGGGCAGTCCTGTTGGCTTCAAGCAATATGCCATCCGGGGTCAACAGCCCGATGAACTGGAAGGACTGGTCGATGATAGCCCGGAACTTTGCCTCGCTTTCGCGGATCGACTGCTCGCTCCGGGCAAGTTCTTCATACTGCCCCCGCAGTTCCTCGTCAGATGCTGTGAGCTGTTCGTACGCGGCCTGGAGGGTCAACTCTGCATCTTTTATTTCGGTTATATCCCGGCCTACCGACTGGTATTCGGTAACCCTTCCTGAGAGATCGAAGATTGCACGGTCACTCCACCGCTGCCAGCGTACCCGGCCATCCGGCAGGATGATCCGGTGAACGATGGTATCGACCGGATGATCGGGTGTCAGGGATTTGAAGAACTTTTTTACGCTCTCCTTATCCTGGGCAGGAATATCCGGGCTGAACCGGTGCCCGAGGATCTCCTCCCGGCTCATGCCGAAATACCGGCAGTAGGCTTCATTGACAAAGACGTGAGTACCATCCGGGGTGAACCGCGAGATGAATTCTGTCTGGTCCTCGACAATGTTCCGGTATTTCTGCTCGCTCTGTGCCAGCTCTTCATCGGCGCGTATCCGTTCAATGGCAGATCCGATCCGGGTAGCTATCGTTTCAAGGGCGAGACGGGAGATCGCCGGGATCCCATCAACGGTATGCGATGCAATATTCAGGCAGGCAGTTACCCGGTTTTCAAACATGATCGGGATGATCGCACCTGCCCGCAATCCTTCCCGTTCATGGACGGGAGTACGGGCAAGTCCGTTCCTGGTGTACGGGGAATAGAACGGTTTTCCTGCCATTACGATCTGCCCGTTGGGCGAACCAGCCGGGTAATGGGAGACCAGCCGGACAAAATCTTCTCCAAGGTTCTCCGAGAGATAGAGATCAACAGAGCCGGATTCTTTGTCAACAAGATAAATCCCGCCGGAATCCATTCCTGATATCCCAATCGCCGATCTCAGGCAGATCCCCATGGTCTCTTTCAGGTCATGGGTAGCCAGTAAAGCAAGGCCGAGATCCAGCTGGCTCCGGAGGATCTGTTCCTGCTGTTTGCGTTCGGTAATATCGCTGAACGTGCCCTCTATGCCAAGAACATTCCCTGCCGGATCCCGGTAGAGGTGACTGTTTGTCGCAACAAGCACCGGAGTATTGTCTTTTCTTTTGAGCAGCACTTCATAGTTGGTCACTTTCCCGTCACGGTACACCTTGTCGAGGAATTCCTGCCGGTTCGCGGGATTGACATAGAAATCGTCTGCAATGCTCCTGCCAAGGCATTCCGAGACATTGTCATAACCGAGAACCACTGCCCACGACCGGCTGGCCTTGATCAGGTGGCCTCCGGCATCGCTCCGGTAATAGATATCCTGGATCTGGTCAAGGAGGTTTATGTACTCCTCATTCGTGGTTACAAGGAGGCGTTCCGCCCGTTTTCGTTTTGTGATATCCAAGAGGGAGGCCACGCTCTTTGAGGTACCGGGGACGACATCGATCGTTATGTAAATTTCCCTGACATCGCCTGACCGTGTTACGAAGCTGAATTCATAATGCTTGAGAGCGCTCTGCCGGTCCAGCCGTCTCTGCCGGTGCTGGGTGAGCATCCGTTCAAGATCTTCCGGTACAACAAACTCGATCCATTTCTTCTTGTTCTCAATCTCCTCTTTAGTATATCCGCTCAGGCGTTCAAACTCAGAATTGGCAAGACTGATCGTGGCGTCATCCTCAATAAGGACCGTTGCCGTACCGGTTGTTTCAAAGACAGTACGGTACTTCTGTTCGCTCTCGCGGATTGCATCCTCCACTTTTTTTCTCTCCGAGATCTCGCGGATCGATTCGATGGCCCCGATGACATTTCCCCGGGTGTCGTACAGCGGGGATGCGGTAAACCAGAGAGCGGCTCCCCTGCCATCGTTGAAGTGCGGGATCGTGGTCTCGGAGAAGAGCGTCTTCCCCTCCCGTTTGATGTTCGGGTAATGGGTGGAGACTGCAGGGTCGTTCATGAGTACATTATCGATAAGGAGCGGACGGCGTTCATGGTAGAACGGGAGAGCATACTCATAATTGCCTTTCCCGAGGATCTGTTCTGCTTTTACGCCGGTCATTCTCTCCATTGCCCGGTTCCACGCGATAACGACACCTTTGGTATCAATGGCCAGCGTTGCATCGGGCAGGAAGTTGATGATATCGGCCTCACGGCGTTCATGGTCCCGTACGCTTTCCTGTGCCATTCTCTGCAGGATCGCATGCTGGATTTTGTGCTCAAGCTCGGCGAACTGGGATACCGGCTCCCCGCCTTTCTGGAGGTAGAAATCCGCGCCCTCGTTCAGGGCCTGGATGACGATCTCTTCGCGCCCGCGGCCGGTGAAGATGATAAAGGGGACCGTACTACCGGATGCCCGGACCTGCTTCAGGAATTCAATACCGTTTATTCCCGGCATCTGGTAATCGGAGATGATGCCATCATAATGCTCGGACGAGAGAATGCGAAGGGCCTCCGAGGCTGACGTGAGCGTTGCAACGCTGAACTGGCCACTCATCTCGAGGAACATCTTCCCGATCTCGAGCAGTGCGGGTTCATCATCAACGTAGAGGAGGGTAAACATACGGGAGTCCGGTATAATCAGGTCAGGTACGTACCTGGTATGTCAGAGAATTGACAACATGAAATATGAATGTTATTGATAAAAGGGGGACCAGTTCTCACTATTCGTTTACTGGAACGGGCAGGCAATTCCTGCCGGGGATGCTGCCAGCCCGTACTGTATGAAGGGGGATGATTACCGGGACCCTGCCGGTGCCGGTGTGACCTGCGGGGAGAGCGCTGCGGTTGTGGATCCAGGGGCAGCCGGGTTCAACGGGCCCTCGTATGCACCGGAGCCAAGCCACCAATCATCCCCTGCCGGTGCCCCGTACCCGAGCTTGGATTCAAGCGTGTTGTTGTGGAGGGGATTGATGTAGATGAACCGGTAAAAACCGCTTCCGTTCCGGACCACCGCACCCATTTCCTTAACAAAAACCCCGTTTGCCCCGTCACGGGGTTTCCCGACAGCTTCCGGGTTGACCGGGTGGGCGAGGGTTGTCCCGTTGAAGGCATAGGCATAGACATAGAGTTCTCCCCGGATAAAAGAACCGTTCGGGTTGTTGAACTCTGCAAGGGCTTTCTCCTTTCCACGGGTCTTCGCATAGGCGACCGCATTGTCGACAAACGCAACAAGCGTCTCATTGGAGGTGTATTTCTGCTGCGGGGGTGTTACGGGCACCTGCGGGGTGGATGTGTTCATGCCGGATTGATTTTGTGTACAGCCGGGGGTTATGAGAAAAAGGCCGAGAAAAAACAGGCACAGGAAGGAAAATGATATTGTACTCATGGGATTTATTTGGATTTTCTTCCCCTAAAAACCGCTATATTCGCATGCAGGCCCGGGCCGTATTTTTTCCCGCCCGCACGGGGGAATCATGGTCCAACCGCCAGCCGGACCGGGGAGCCCGGGTGAGAGGGGAGATATTTAAGAGAGGGGATTCAAAGGGGATGATATGAAGTGGATGTGTGCTACGGGACTCGTAATCCTGCTTTTTTGTGTAATTCTCTTCACGGGATGTACAGGAAAAGAGACAACCCCGTTGCCGGCGGTTACCCCTGCGCCGCAGGTGGTTTACGTAACCGTAACCGTTACGCCGGCAGTCACGGCCTCTCCCGCAGCCACAACGGTTGTACCCGTAGCCACGGTGACAAACGCAACACCGGCAGCGGACCCGGTCATCCACCGGTATATTTACCAGTACATGACCGCGAACGGACCCATGGGCCATGAGCTGAAGTTCTACCCCGGGGGAACCGTGGATTACCGCATCGGGTATACCACAACCATTACCGATAATATCATTATAACAAAGATCGTGTCAGAAGCATCCGGCACGTGGATACCACTCGGGAAAATGGTATACTATATCAAGGTCCTTCCAACCGCCGAGGGCGGGGCGCAGATCATACGGCAGTTTACGTTAGTACCGGCGCACGAGGACCCGAGATACCCCGGAATCACCTTGCCCGAGAAGCTGGTCGGCTCCGATGGCACGGTCATGACCCGGGCGAAAAACGATTAAGTCCCCCTTTTTTTAAGAATTTAAAAATGGATTTTATATAATCCCTATCTTTGCATCATCGTCATTCCCGGCCTGGTAGTCCGGGTGCACTTCCTGTCGTGCAAGGATTGCTAGGATGAGGATAATGACCGCAATAACGAGCGAAGCGAAGAAGGCAAGATCGAAACCCGCCGTCATCAGCTCCATCTGGATTTTCGCTGGTGCACTCTCGGTGATCCCGCGGTGCCCGGCAATCGCCGCGATACCCTGCATGAAGACCAGGTTTGCAAAGGCGATACCAAGGGTCAGCGGTGCGAACCGCTCAAGGCTCGTGAGGCTGGAGACCATGCCCTGGTATTGCTTCCCAACCGAGTTCATGATCATATTCGAGGCTGGCGTTATCATCAGTCCCAGGCTGAATCCCAGCACGAGCAGGGTAATGGTCACAAAGCCGGTAGAGGTATTTATCCGGAGGAGTGTCATCATGAAATACCCGATAACCAGCAGGATCCCAGCGGCAATACAGAGTTTCCTGCCACCAACCCGGTTGTATAACAAGCCGGAAATTACGCCGGCTACCATCATGGCAGCCGAAAGAGCGGTGAGGATAAGGCCGGAATCTGATACCCCGTACCCTTTCACATACTGGAGATAGAACGGGAGCAGGTAATTGATACCGGCGAAGCTGAAGAAGACCAGGGCCATGATGAGGTTGGTCATCAGGAAATTTTTGTTTTTGAAGAGGCGGAGCTCAAGGAGTGGGTCCGCCACCCGGAGTTCGTGCAGGACAAAGTAGCCCAGCGTGATGATGGCAAGCGCGAGGGAACTAAGAATGACCGGGGAAGTCCAGCCAAGTGACATACCCTCGGATACCGCAAAGAGCAGGGCCGCAAGCCCGACAAAGATCAGCAGCGCACCGGCCTTGTCAAAACCAGCAGGTTTTGAGAGCGGTCCTGTTGCCGGAATAACTTTTGCACCCAGCAGGACTGCGATGATGCCCACAGGTACGTTGATGAAGAAGATCCAGTGCCAGGAGAGGTACTGGGTAAGCACCCCGCCGATTGTAGGCCCGATCGCGGTCCCGAGTGCCGCGGCCGTCATGATAACTCCCATGGCTTTTCCTTTCTGCGACATGGGAATGAACGCGGTGACCATTGCAGGAGCAATCGCGGTTATCATGGCACCCCCTATAGCCTGGAAGACACGCGAACCGACAAGCACGGCAAATGAATTCAGGAGATCGGGCAGAATGGCACACGAGAACGAACCTAGCGTGAATATGATAAATCCCGTCAGGAAGATCTTCTTGAACCCGATACGATCGGCTAATTTTCCGAAAATGAGGACGCAGCCGGCAAGCACCAGCAGGTAGATGGTCGCAACCCAGCTCACGGTGCTCGAAGACAGGTTGAAATCCGTCGAGATGGTCGGCAGTGCAATATTTACGATAGTACCGTCCAGTGAGGACATGAAGACAGCAAGAGATATTGAGATTGTCAGGAGTGTGAAACCAGACTGGGTCTCTCCCCGGGAGGTCTTTTCCATACCCTGATATAGGACGGCAGTATAAAAAAGGGTGGTTATGTGAAGTTTAACGGGAGTAAGGGTTCCCGTGCGATGAGAAGTCCCGGTTGAATAGTGTCATTAAGTGGCAGCAGGACCACCGGAAACGAGGTGGCGGGCCGTGCACCATTCATCTCCAGATTACGGGTAAGAAGAGATGCCGGGGAAATTTACCTGAGGGTTCCCCAGCCTTTCGGGGACTGGCTGTACATCGTCCGTTTGGGGGTTGCATAAGGTGTGAGTATGGTGGAACGCTGCCGGCACTTGCTGCAGTTGGCATCACGGCGTTCCTTGAAATGATCCCGGGGTGAGCGGTTTATGATGATATTCTCAGCTGCACACGAAGGGCAGGTGAACCGGATGACATACCCGGTCCGGGTTCCATTAATTTCAGGTTTTTTGGATTGTACTGTCATTTGAATAGTCCTTGAATTGAGTTCTGGTCAGAGCGCCCCAGGGCAATCCTGTCAATTGCCCGGGCTGCCTGTGCAAAAAGGGTTTTGGGTGAGAGGAGAAGTGGACTGCCCGCATGGGCAGCCGGAAGAGAACTGATCCGGAACAAAACCGTTAATGATTGTTAAGATATTAGCGCTCATCGCGTATCTAATGATGGGAAGATTTGAGGGGAAGATTTCCGTTCTTGAAAGGTTACCGGAAGGCTGCCAGACATAATGAGTGTCCTGCTGCATAATGTTTATCCATCGAGTCCGGATCGATATCCGGTGAAGAGAATTCATCCTTCGTTCTCCCGCCGGCTCCAGTAATACCGGCAGGATGCGGAATGGTCACCATAAGGAGAGAACTGTACAGACGGGATCAGAATACCGGTGTCCCGGTCAATGCACCCAGCAGGAGAATAATGATCGGCTGGTGCACAAGGTAAATGATGAGCGAATGCCGGCCAAGGAAGGAGAAGAAAATGATAACCGGAACCGGCAGGCTCCGGATACCGAACTGCCGGACCCCCCCCGTGTACAGGCACTCCCCTATACCCATACCTGCAAGGACAACTCCAAGCCACGGAACGAGCGGGGTATAATCAACACTTGTAAATGTTGCAGGGAAAATTCCCAGCGGGATAAGATATACCGGGCCGTGGATGCCGGCAATACAGAAGCCGGCAAGGATAATCACAAGCCCGATGAGGATATTTTGTTTCCCGAAGCGGAAAAAGAGCGGAGAGAGCATCACCGAGATCCCAATCAGGTGCAGGATCCCGAATACTACAAATCCTTCATGCAGGTACACGTACGTGGCAAGGGTAACAAGAAGCCCAAGACCGAATATCCCGGCACCGCGGATCAGAAATTTCTTCGTGAGCGCAATACCCGGGAGATTCTGTACAGCCCTGGCGTGGGAGATTACCAGCGAAACACCAACAATCAGGAGAAAGAGCGTCGCAGTCGCAAAGGCAAAATACCGCCAGAATCCTCCCGAGACATCGACAGGAGCGATCCGGAAAAAACTGAGATCGAATATCGTGTGGAAGATGATCATCATGAGGATCGCGATACCCCGGGCACAGTCGATCTCCCAGAGCCGCGAACCGGTGTTCATACAGAATTATCGTCATGGTCCGAAATATGTGTTTGGAGGTTTTACTGGTATACCGCTTCCCTGCAGTATTCCGGCCATCTGATGCGCAGCTCAGCTTTGCCAATTGGATCAGATCCGCAATACCAGAGGGCTCTGGCTCCCCGTAACCAATAAACAGAAAATGCAGGAACGGTAATAATTCCGGCAGAACGAAGGAGTTAGCAATGGCCAAAAATCCCAAAGCAGACGAACATATCATCGAAGCAATCGGCAGGTGCAGGATAGTCATCCGCGACGGTACCGTTGTTGAAGTTGGAGAGTCACAGATCCGTGACTGCCCGCTTGCAAAGCGGTTCGCATACCCAATACCGGATATTACAAAAGAGTCGGTAAAAGCCAATATCGAGCACCGGATTAAGGCATTCGGCATGTGTACCCCGGACCGTGAAGTACTGGACAACCGGGAATTCGTGGGATTTGGTGCATCGGAGATCCTCAGTTTCGGCCTCCGTGCCGGCCTGATCGACGCAGTGGTCCTTACCTGCGATGGTGCCGGAACAATTATAGTCACGACGCCGGCTCTCGTCCAGGGGATCGGTGGCCGGATGTCCGGCCTTGTTTCCACATCACCGTACCCCTCCGTTATGGACCGGATTGAAGGAAGCGGCGGGTATGTCCTTGACCGGGAGAATGCCTCCATAGACCAGCTGGCCGGTGTGGCCCTTGCCGTTGAGAAAGGATTCCGGAATATCGCCGTCACCGTTGCACTGCCGCGGGATGCACAGGCTATCCGCAGGATACACCCGTCGGCTGTGATCTTCGGGGTCCATGTCACCGGTCTTTCCGCTGAAGAGGCAGAGATGCTCGTTTCCGCATCGGACCTTGTCACCAGCTGTGCCTCGAAGACCATCCGGGAGATTGCCGGGAAAAAAGCACTGGTGCAGGCAGGCATCGCTATCCCCATCTTTGCTATAACGAAACCCGGTAAAGAGTTTATTATCGAGAAGATCCGCACCTCTGATGAACCGGTCCTCGTCAAGCCGACAAAACTTCCGGCGCTCGGCGACAAACAACCGGACCCGCTCATCTGATCTCCGGTTTATCCTTTTTCTCTCCGAAATTCACCCGGTAGTTTCCAAACCCCATCTCCCATCAGGCAAACACTAATAGGGTCTCGCGGTAATTCCCCATAATGCGGGAACCAATTAGCCCGCAGGTGATTTTCCATGGCTGATAAAAGTATCAAGGATGCGGAGAAAGCCCTCGGTGGCGGCGTGATGGCAATCGGGAAGGGGGCAAAAGGATTCAACCAGGAGTTCATGGAGTTCCTCCAGAAATACCAGGTCATCGGCCTTGCCGTTGCATTCGTGATAGGTGCGGCGGCAACAAAACTTGTCAACTCAACGGTTTCCGATATCATCATGCCCCTCGTGGGTGTGCTCACACCGGACGGGAACTGGCGCGAAGCGGTCTTTCAGGTAGGGCCGATCAAGTTCCTCCTTGGGGACTTTATCGGGGCCATCATCGATTTCCTTATCATTGCCCTTGTGATCTTCTTCACCGTGAAATATGTCATGAAAGGAGATGTGTCAAAAAAGATCTGAACGTTACTTTATCCTTCCTTTTTACAATCATTCACCGGATAATCCGGGTTCCTCAGGGTAAACCGGATTACTGTATTTATGGAATTGCCGGGATGAGGCCCGTTTAGGCCGGGCGTTCAGTTTTCATTTTTTCAAACCTTTCCTGATTGGGAGGATGTGAATATAACAGGCACGGAAGAGTTCGGTAAAATATCTGGATGAAAAGGGGGTTTTTCTTTTTTAGTTAACCGGTAATTATCCGGATCGGT encodes the following:
- a CDS encoding methanogenesis marker 8 protein, with the protein product MAKNPKADEHIIEAIGRCRIVIRDGTVVEVGESQIRDCPLAKRFAYPIPDITKESVKANIEHRIKAFGMCTPDREVLDNREFVGFGASEILSFGLRAGLIDAVVLTCDGAGTIIVTTPALVQGIGGRMSGLVSTSPYPSVMDRIEGSGGYVLDRENASIDQLAGVALAVEKGFRNIAVTVALPRDAQAIRRIHPSAVIFGVHVTGLSAEEAEMLVSASDLVTSCASKTIREIAGKKALVQAGIAIPIFAITKPGKEFIIEKIRTSDEPVLVKPTKLPALGDKQPDPLI
- a CDS encoding heparan-alpha-glucosaminide N-acetyltransferase, with the protein product MNTGSRLWEIDCARGIAILMMIIFHTIFDLSFFRIAPVDVSGGFWRYFAFATATLFLLIVGVSLVISHARAVQNLPGIALTKKFLIRGAGIFGLGLLVTLATYVYLHEGFVVFGILHLIGISVMLSPLFFRFGKQNILIGLVIILAGFCIAGIHGPVYLIPLGIFPATFTSVDYTPLVPWLGVVLAGMGIGECLYTGGVRQFGIRSLPVPVIIFFSFLGRHSLIIYLVHQPIIILLLGALTGTPVF
- a CDS encoding PAS domain S-box protein gives rise to the protein MFTLLYVDDEPALLEIGKMFLEMSGQFSVATLTSASEALRILSSEHYDGIISDYQMPGINGIEFLKQVRASGSTVPFIIFTGRGREEIVIQALNEGADFYLQKGGEPVSQFAELEHKIQHAILQRMAQESVRDHERREADIINFLPDATLAIDTKGVVIAWNRAMERMTGVKAEQILGKGNYEYALPFYHERRPLLIDNVLMNDPAVSTHYPNIKREGKTLFSETTIPHFNDGRGAALWFTASPLYDTRGNVIGAIESIREISERKKVEDAIRESEQKYRTVFETTGTATVLIEDDATISLANSEFERLSGYTKEEIENKKKWIEFVVPEDLERMLTQHRQRRLDRQSALKHYEFSFVTRSGDVREIYITIDVVPGTSKSVASLLDITKRKRAERLLVTTNEEYINLLDQIQDIYYRSDAGGHLIKASRSWAVVLGYDNVSECLGRSIADDFYVNPANRQEFLDKVYRDGKVTNYEVLLKRKDNTPVLVATNSHLYRDPAGNVLGIEGTFSDITERKQQEQILRSQLDLGLALLATHDLKETMGICLRSAIGISGMDSGGIYLVDKESGSVDLYLSENLGEDFVRLVSHYPAGSPNGQIVMAGKPFYSPYTRNGLARTPVHEREGLRAGAIIPIMFENRVTACLNIASHTVDGIPAISRLALETIATRIGSAIERIRADEELAQSEQKYRNIVEDQTEFISRFTPDGTHVFVNEAYCRYFGMSREEILGHRFSPDIPAQDKESVKKFFKSLTPDHPVDTIVHRIILPDGRVRWQRWSDRAIFDLSGRVTEYQSVGRDITEIKDAELTLQAAYEQLTASDEELRGQYEELARSEQSIRESEAKFRAIIDQSFQFIGLLTPDGILLEANRTALEFAGTPESAVINRPFWEIPWGSHSVELQAQLKDAIQRAASGETVRFDATHVAANGEPVNVDLLVKPVKNATGQIIYLITEGRDVTKLKNIEATLIKRTVDLDSRNRLISTLLDTVPIGIFMVEAPSRKPIIANRQAARLLGRGILPDATKKNLAEVYEVYRAGTSDRYPAEEMPIIRGMHGESSHIDDMVVVRPDGTRARLEIFGNPVTDSKERIVASLVSFLDITERMRTEEALRIAKEKYAKAFLAGPDAITISELDSGKFVEVNDAATALFGYSREELIGKSATELGIWQIDSDRDAFIDQLEKQGRVHEYEARERRKSGEMYDALVNAVTLTIGGRNFFIAIVRDITEWKRAERTIAEINKKINLLTRITRHDVANQIAILRGFASIAMEKARDPVVLGLLEKIDRSVSTISQQIEFTKAYQELGMHAPGWHRIRDIIAQQKTDGISLSCTCNAEIFADPMLGKVFFNLIDNASRHGERVTAMTISCRPGPGNLVITVEDNGIGIPPGLKEKIFLEGYGQHTGFGLFFARVVLEITGISIHETGTFGNGARFEITVPEEGYRIIP
- a CDS encoding cache domain-containing protein: MNTSTPQVPVTPPQQKYTSNETLVAFVDNAVAYAKTRGKEKALAEFNNPNGSFIRGELYVYAYAFNGTTLAHPVNPEAVGKPRDGANGVFVKEMGAVVRNGSGFYRFIYINPLHNNTLESKLGYGAPAGDDWWLGSGAYEGPLNPAAPGSTTAALSPQVTPAPAGSR
- a CDS encoding DHA2 family efflux MFS transporter permease subunit; translated protein: MEKTSRGETQSGFTLLTISISLAVFMSSLDGTIVNIALPTISTDFNLSSSTVSWVATIYLLVLAGCVLIFGKLADRIGFKKIFLTGFIIFTLGSFSCAILPDLLNSFAVLVGSRVFQAIGGAMITAIAPAMVTAFIPMSQKGKAMGVIMTAAALGTAIGPTIGGVLTQYLSWHWIFFINVPVGIIAVLLGAKVIPATGPLSKPAGFDKAGALLIFVGLAALLFAVSEGMSLGWTSPVILSSLALAIITLGYFVLHELRVADPLLELRLFKNKNFLMTNLIMALVFFSFAGINYLLPFYLQYVKGYGVSDSGLILTALSAAMMVAGVISGLLYNRVGGRKLCIAAGILLVIGYFMMTLLRINTSTGFVTITLLVLGFSLGLMITPASNMIMNSVGKQYQGMVSSLTSLERFAPLTLGIAFANLVFMQGIAAIAGHRGITESAPAKIQMELMTAGFDLAFFASLVIAVIILILAILARQEVHPDYQAGNDDDAKIGII
- a CDS encoding MscL family protein; this encodes MADKSIKDAEKALGGGVMAIGKGAKGFNQEFMEFLQKYQVIGLAVAFVIGAAATKLVNSTVSDIIMPLVGVLTPDGNWREAVFQVGPIKFLLGDFIGAIIDFLIIALVIFFTVKYVMKGDVSKKI